In a single window of the Gossypium hirsutum isolate 1008001.06 chromosome D02, Gossypium_hirsutum_v2.1, whole genome shotgun sequence genome:
- the LOC107908558 gene encoding uncharacterized protein, producing the protein MTEISRSRSPRFLLFFACVSLHFISGFSDDSKGSNNSSNTKSNAINNTGTKVIFIVLGLVAVGLFSFFLFKLWQKKKRDEQYARLLKLFEEDDELEVELGLRD; encoded by the exons ATGACTGAAATTTCAAGAAGTAGATCGCCCCGTTTCTTACTGTTTTTCGCTTGCGTTTCTCTACACTTTATCTCAG GTTTTTCTGATGACTCTAAAGGTTCAAACAACAGCTCAAACACGAAATCTAATGCGATTAATAATACTGGGACCAAGGTAATCTTCATAGTGCTTGGACTTGTTGCGGTCGGGttgttttcatttttccttttcaagtTGTGGCAAAAGAAGAAACGAGATGAACAATATGCCCGTCTTTTGAAGTtgtttgaagaagatgatgagcTCGAGGTCGAGCTTGGCCTGCGGGACTAG
- the LOC107908556 gene encoding ras-related protein RABD1 — protein MSTEYDYLFKLLLIGDSSVGKSCLLLRFADDSYLDSYISTIGVDFKIRTVELDGKTIKLQIWDTAGQERFRTITSSYYRGAHGIIIVYDVTEMESFNSVKQWLNEIDRYANDSVCKLLVGNKCDLVENKVVDTQRAKAFADELGIPFLETSAKDAINVEQAFLTMAGAIKKKMGNQPTANKVAGSVQIKGKPIEQKGNCCG, from the exons ATGAGCACCGAATA CGATTATCTGTTCAAGCTTCTGCTAATCGGCGATTCCTCCGTCGGGAAATCCTGTTTGCTCCTCAGATTCGct GATGATTCTTACCTGGATAGCTACATCAGTACGATCGGTGTTGATTTC AAAATCAGAACTGTGGAGCTGGATGGCAAGACAATCAAACTGCAAATT TGGGATACTGCTGGACAGGAGCGTTTTCGGACTATTACAAGCAGTTATTACCGAGGAGCTCATGGAATAATA ATTGTCTACGATGTTACTGAGATGGAGAGCTTCAACAGTGTCAAGCAGTGGTTGAACGAGATTGACAGATATGCTAATGATAGTGTATGCAAACTTTTGGTTGGGAACAAATGTGATTTAGTCGAAAACAAGGTTGTTGACACGCAAAGAGCTAAG GCATTTGCTGATGAACTTGGGATTCCCTTCCTGGAGACAAGTGCTAAAGATGCAATCAATGTGGAGCAGGCTTTCTTAACCATGGCTGGAGCAATCAAGAaaaa AATGGGTAACCAGCCAACAGCTAACAAGGTGGCCGGAAGTGTTCAAATTAAGGGAAAGCCTATCGAGCAGAAGGGCAATTGCTGTGGTTAG
- the LOC107908555 gene encoding ras-related protein RABA2a, with protein sequence MARRPDEEYDYLFKIVLIGDSGVGKSNLLSRFTRNEFCLESKSTIGVEFATRTLQVEGRTVKAQIWDTAGQERYRAITSAYYRGALGALLVYDVTKPTTFENVSRWLKELRDHADSNIVIMLIGNKTDLKHLRAVSTEDGQSYAEKEGLSFIETSALEAINVEKAFQTILSEIYRIMSKKSLSSDDLAPASIKEGKTIAVGAPDANTKKACCSSS encoded by the exons atggcGAGGAGACCGGACGAGGAATACGATTACTTGTTCAAGATTGTATTGATCGGCGATTCTGGTGTCGGTAAATCTAACTTACTTTCCCGATTTACTCGAAACGAGTTTTGCTTGGAATCTAAATCTACCATCGGAGTTGAATTCGCCACCCGCACTCTCCAA GTTGAGGGAAGGACTGTGAAAGCTCAAATATGGGACACTGCTGGTCAAGAACGGTATAGAGCAATAACCAGTGCCTACTATAGGGGTGCCCTTGGAGCACTTTTGGTCTACGATGTTACTAAGCCGACGACATTTGAAAATGTAAGCCGATGGTTGAAGGAACTCAGGGACCATGCAGATTCGAATATCGTGATTATGTTGATCGGTAACAAAACTGATCTGAAGCATTTACGAGCGGTTTCCACAGAAGATGGTCAAAGCTATGCAGAGAAAGAGGGGCTTTCGTTCATTGAGACATCTGCACTGGAAGCAATAAATGTCGAGAAAGCTTTCCAGACCATTCTCTCTGAAATATATCGCATCATGAGTAAGAAGTCACTTTCTTCCGATGACCTGGCACCTGCAAGTATTAAAGAAGGGAAGACCATCGCTGTTGGAGCACCAGATGCCAACACTAAAAAGGCTTGCTGCTCATCATCTTGA